TCCGGATGCGCCGCGTCCGAGCGGGAGCCACGGTCAGCGGGACCCGTCCGGCCCGGGCTGGTTGTGGAGGTGTTCGAGACCCAGCGGTGAATCCGTGGGGTTGTGCTTGCGTTTCCAGATGCCTGTGACCGTGGGCCCGTACGGGCAGTCGCAGCCCAGCTGCTTCGACAGAGTAAAGATGGGTTTCATGATGGGCTTTGCAGTGGGCATGGCGGCGGGAGCGCTGTTCGGAACGTTTTCCTGCCTCAGGTATGCCGAGGGAACGGTTGGCACGGGCAGGCTCGGGAGACCCCCGTGCTCTGGGCTGGGAGCGGAGGTGCGGGGCTGCTCCTGCCGTCGCAGAGGTGAAGCCTTGCCCGGGCTCGGAACTGAGCGCCTGGTGCGAGCCTCGGCCTCACATGGGGCCCTCCGGACGTGGGGCGTTACCTGCGGGTGCACGGGGGGCAGTTTTGCCCATGCGAGGCTGTGCTGGAGGCGGAGGCTGCGGGCGGTGGCTCCAGCaggagctccctgtgcaggcacACGCGCGGCGCCCTCCTCCCTCGGGAGCGCTGCAGGCTCTCGGGGACCTGGGTGCCCTGATCCCTGCACGGAGGCAGCTCCCATCCTGACCCCGAGTGGCAATGGCAAGAGAGGAGGCAGAGCCGTGGCTGGCGCTGGCACAATCCCGTCGTGACTCAGAGGCAGTATCGCACCTTCCCGGTGTGCCAGCACAGGGGTAACCGCCACTCAGTGCTCCGGGCTGGCTCCTCACTGCCTGGCGCTGGCACACATCAGCCATGGACAGGAGTTACTGAAATAAGCTCCTTCCTGTGTTGCAGAACTCGTGCTTTTTTAATCTGTGCTTAAACACGGAGATGACCCAACCCGAAGCCCTTCAATGATGCTATGGTTTAGAAGAGAGCCCGAGAGGAGGCAAAGGCACAAAGTGTAATTTGGCAGCGTTGAACGTTTCTGGCTGTCTCACAGATCCTGGAGGGTGTCTGTAGGTGGTTCAGTgccagcagaaaacacagatcCTGGGTATTtagaggaagcagggacagtcCTTCTGTCCTGTTTGAATGACACAGCTATACAAAGAGAACAGCTCCTTGCTCTTGTAGCTCTGGCACGGGGCACCACAGCATCCCCATGCACAAGCAGATGTCGCTTAGACTGAAGAGGAGGTGTTTGATTTGGGTGCTCAGGAACTCTTACCTGGTTGTACCGGGTGTTTGCTGCTGCGTGTCTGTTACAGGCTTCAGCTCCTGTGTAattcctgtgttttccttcaTCTCAGGATTGGCATGAGAGGACGAGAGCTGGTGGGAGGAGTCGGCAAAACGATGATGCAGAGTGGTGGGACATTTGGGACATTCATGGCTATTGGCATGGGAATCCGCTGCTAACCTGGAGCGCGGGTCCCAGCCCGGAGTGCCCCCGTCCAGCCATTCCTCCTCTGTACCATAATAAAATGTTTGGATACCTGGAAGCAAGAGCTCTTCGTGACGTGGTGAATGAGGCACCATCTCCTTGCTCTGCTGGTTGTAAACGTGCTTTTTACCAAATTTCTACTTTCCTCCCATCTCCTACTCCCATGATGATGAGAATTAATGATCCTTTGTACTACATTAAAGTTCCTGGTTCACAGGTGTAAGCTCGGCCCTCCCGCTTCTCCCTTTGGTACTTGGGCAGCTCTCATGCCCCATGCACtgatgtggagctgctctgtTGCACTCGTGTTCCTGAGTCTAGGGGAGTGACTTGTGGCTACTTCAACTCAGCCGTCAGCTTTCTCCCTTGCACGCGTGGGTGGGTTGAGGTCGGCCCCATTTCCAAGTAATACAGGGCAAAAGCGAGGGAGCCCAGAGGGACTTGGGCAAGTCCTTACAACCAAGGgcaaactgcagcagctcagggctcCAGTCAGCCCGGCAGCGCGTGGTGCAGGCAGCAGTCAGGGAAGAGCGCAGTCACGGGTACAGccatgctgcaggagctggaaatCCTTACAGCTGCTAAACGGAAACCCCCTCTGCTGCCGTGAGCGCTCATCCTTGCGCTGAGTCACAAGGGTGACCTGGGGGTGATGTAACCTCCTCAGGCCTTGAGCAATGCCCTTCCTGCAGCTCCGCCCTCAGGACAGATAATGcgtccctgctctgcagggcaccAACTTACAGGGCACTGCTGAGCCCAAGACAGGAGCTGTGGTTGTGGCCACTTCCATTCAGCACCAGGTACTGGCAGCGGCTCTTTACACTCCCTGGGCGTAGGAAGGGGTCACCCGTAGGAGCTGTGCTGCCAGGACACCGGCCTTTCTGCCTCAGCAGGTCTGCGAGGTGCTAGGGAGAGGGTcgctccctgcagccctggcctACGGCTGGACTAGCACATGGTTAGTTCAGTGTTGCAATCTCCTGGTATTTGCCTGTTGAAACCAGGCTTATCTTTGCTGCTTCTCCGTTTCTGTTTAGGATAGggtagcagcagcagaacctGCGCCAGCAGCCACAGAACCTGTACCTAGTACAAGTGCCACTTCCCCAGTTTTTAAGGGAGAAAACACCAATTTGCTACTAAaagcctgctctgctgtcacGTGGCTCAGTAACCTGAGTGGAACAGTGCCACCAACCAAGTTGAGCAGCACGGCTGCTCCAAAAAGCTCCAGTTTTACTCTGAACTGGCAACTAAAACCCCTCCAGTCAAACAAAGCtaaaaagcagctttgtgtGGCGTTCCTGAGCTGGGTCACACACTGCCAAAACCCCTCTGGCAGCACATCCCTGTCTGCTCCCCACGACcattctgcagctcagccatAGCAACCTGCATTGATGGAGTCCAGGTCACCACCACCTCCTGCCCcgagcaccagcagcacctctgCCACCCATGGGACTCCACACCACTGTCACCCACCCCTTGTACTAGCACAGTTAAAAGTGACACGAGGTAGGAAAGTAGTGAGAGGATAACCAACTAAATGACTGCTCCACCCTCACAATCCACGATCATGTGTGAAAGATGGGGCAGAGGAGGGCAAAAGGACCCGCAGCAGGCCCGAGCTTGAGAAAGGGCACAAGTGGCTTCTGAACAGCCAAGGCTGCAGCACACAGTGGGGGGGTCACACCAGGAAGGGTGACATTCCACCCACCTCCATCTCACAGCGTCCATCAAACACTTCCAGTCCAGTGGAGAAATAAAGCTTCATGAAGGCCTTTTTAAGAGAATTTTATTTGAGTGGTTCTTACAAAGATTGTTGCAATATGAAAGTCTTTGTTTGATAGAAATATCAAGCTGTCTTGTCAAACACACTGAAGTAACccaaaaatatatttcagagcTCACAGAGCTTAAAAAGAGCAAAGATTATATGCAACCAGAACAAAACACGTTTCtgtatttcctcctcctttcaaaCCTGGCTGAAATCCTTCAGCTGTGCCCCACGGCAGACATAGAGACTTATCTGGAAATGCAGAGATCGTTTTGTTTGGAAACTTAGACACACCTCACACAGTATTTACAAAGAAACTTTTACAGATACATTAATCAAAAGTTACCATCAAGAAATAAACCCCTTCAATCCTTCTATTCTTACCAATTATTCAGCACAAAGCAAGCTGAGTGGCTGCCTAGAGTCAGCTTTCAGTAGCCTGTTGAATCTTCCATTTATACAAAACACTAAATATGTCCCTTCAGAATGTCTACCTCTGATATTAACCCTTAGCAGATCACCTACATTTAGTGAAGTGTAAATGTAATTGCTGCATTAAAAGAAAGGCTTtgtgaaacattaaaaatgtcattatgtcccatctgccttttacagagAACTTGTTTTCTATGAGCTACTTCTCAGTTCCTACAGATCACCTTAGTCAATGTACAAGAATTACAAGGCAGAACAAGAAGTCAACAGCTTTGTATACAGTGGAAATGCTAGTTAGGGAGAATGAACACACTGCATTTCTGcttacttcattttatttttaaaggtagcAGGAAGTGTACACAAAATGACATTAAATCCTTTCCTTTAGTTTTATCTAAATAAAAGATAACTCAATCTTCCTCCAAAAAATAACTATGTACAAAACTGACTAAATCCATCTTCATCGTCGAACAGGAACCAGTAGTTGGGTTGCAGTCATAGAGTCTGGGAAAAGGCTATGGTACGTTGGAAGAGGTACATACGCTGCTGTGATCATTTTACCTGATCAGAAGATGAAACAACGGACATCAGTATCTGGTCACTTCTTAATCAGCTACATTAACTAAAGGTTTCTGTGTGGAAGCCACTCACCTGCAAACCACCTCCCGTGCAACGCATTTACAGCTGCAATGGCAGCAGCGATGGAAGGACATTTGACATACACGTTGCCCTGTAATACAGAAGGGTCAGAGCTGTGAGAAGCCTGAGGAGGGTCCAGCACCGCCTGCACTGAAGAGGCTGTGACAGAGGCAAAACTGTTGCTCTACTCCTACAGTGACCACCCCATACCTCAGAGAAAACAGCTCTTTACTGGTATGTGCTACCACACTGCTACCTTGGCATGAAACTTCTCCGAGTAGCAGtttgcaaagcagaacaaatgcGGGCTTGATCCACAATGAGCGAGCTTGATCCACAAACTCACTTGCTCAGACAACCCTCCACAAAGAGCAGCTAATGGCTGgtgcaaaacaaaagcaggaggAGTTTGGCTACCTGTGCTGCAGGCCAGGTCCCCAGGTGGGCAAGCCACAGGCCTGAACCACACTTAACTGGACAGGCAAGTTCACAGCCTGGTTTTTAAAGGGCTTTAAGCACTCCCTGGGCTGGAAGGATGTCTGCTGCTTCGAGAAGACCGGTACTGTACTACTGCTACGTGCACTTTACTTGAACAAGGACTGGGACAAATCCCTTCACAGCAGAGCAAGAGCAGCCTGGGACAGTATCTAACATGAGCGACACATTGATATTTCAACTGCCAGAGACACCTGAGGTTTTTCATCTGCACCTAAAGCACCAAACCAGCCTAATCCAGTGCACCGCAACATTCCCATTCAATACCTTCAAGACACAGCCACCCACAGTAACGTGCATGCATTATTCTGGCTGCCTGCTCTCTTTAGAGAGACTACTACCAGTAATTCTTGAACAGATCAGATTCCAACCGAAACAGATTTTACAGGAAAAGAATGTATTAAGAAACAGAATCCAGCTTTTCCTTTAGCAGCCTCTGCCAGCCAGGACTAACTCTTCCCACTGTGATCTAACTCATTCCTTCGCAGGGGGAAACTTTAGATCAGGGGTTGATGGTTGAGGCATTAAGCAATTAACACAAGAGTTGTTTTCTCAGCCTCCCCATATGCAGGCATTGGAGCTGAGCTGCGGAAACCCTGACAGGAGATGCTGCAACGTAAAGCTTTAGCTTTCCCTAACACGCCAGTCTTTTCACTCACAGCAAACCCCATCTTCACAGCTGAATGCCAACAGCCCTTAGCCTGGCAAGTCTGGGAAAGAGCCCCAAAGAGGGGAACACTTAAAGGGTAACAGGATCAGAATCTAAGCCTGGCAAACAGAACAGCAAAGTGGAAACTCATGTTCAAATACAGGAGTTTTAAGTATCAGTGGGTATTTTATACTGGGGTCACCACCATGCTACTGTGACAAAGTGGACTACATTAACCAACAGCTAACTCACGATACAGTAGCTgtagttttcccttttaaatcCACTTGCTAATGTGAACCAGATTTGCAGCTCCATGTGCTCAGGACCTATGTGAGGTTACGTTGAGGGCTGTTGCTTTTTTGGGCTTTGGGGGGATAGTGTTTTTGGGGGGTtatgttgggggtttttttgctggtgGGCTCCCCCCTACCTATCAAAGGGCACTTTGTTTTATCTAATACACCACATCTGCCTCCCACCAGCTCAGCAGTGCCACATAGCAGTGATCCTCACAATCAGGAAATGCAAGGAAAGATTGGATGTGGTTTTATGCACCACACAGCAGCTCATCTCCAGTCTAGTAAGTCAGGAACCAGGCATACCTGAGCTGAGTTTTTGTCTACATAGATGTGGATAACTCCTCCGTGTTTGTTACATTCCTCAATCACATCATCTTTAATTTCTGTATCCCAGCCAGCTTCTTCTTCACTGTAGGGGGGGTGAAGGAAACAACAGGACAAAGATGGAATTGTTAtcactcagaaaaaaatcaacccaaaaCCCATCAAAAAAACCTCTGCCATATTCCAATTCCTTACTTGGATGTTAGTCATCAACAAATGGCAAACAGACACAGACCACGATAAATCACTTACGTTTGAGGATTAAACATGTTGGAAAGCTGGAAGCACTGTGTTGCAActgaagcagctgcagccagaacTGTTgtaatggaagaaaacagtaagagATTTAAGAACCTGCTCTGCATGGCTCCAATTTAAATGAGTATCTTCTATCTATGCTTTAAAAATCACAACATTCAACAGTAAGTTATAACTAAACAGAAAATTTAAGGCAGAAAAGCAACCTTGTAGCTAGACCCTCATCTATGATAGGCAATTTTAAATTGATcaatacagaaaacagcacagatgAAGTACGGATGAAGCCAAGTAGCGAAGAGCTAACCCTGTACACAGATCTTGGCAGATTTTCAACGTAAAGATGTACATGCATCTTCAATGTATCTAAAACTTCTGCCCAAGTtgtgtgccagcagcacctcctcATGGAAGCCAAGCAACAGCTCAGGATGGAGTAGCACAACCCCACATGGCTTCGCAGGAAGGAACAGACATTTCTGTACATCCtccaaatgttattttaaacatGCTGAATTATCCTTCAAAAAGAAGTACAGCCCTATTTTTGCCCCCTTAGGAACAGCCCCACACCCAAACCCATATGTTTTTAAGGACTAAGGTATGGCTGGGGAGCATTACCAACACTCAGGACATGCTATGAAGAATGAGCGAAGTACTTAACATGCATTCTGGTTTTTACAGTCCCTAATCAGACTGATTTCCTGCAGACACTAATACAACACCATTTCTCAGGCTGTTGCCAAACTCTGTACCAGAAGCATTTCACTTCTAGACATCTACAACAAAACTCACTGGGGACGAGTCATATCAAATGCTGCTTACCTTCGTTCTGCTGAGATAGTCTCGTCTGCAAATCTAAAGAAAGAATATACAGAGTTTGTTAGTGTGTGTGCGCATCGCTGTGTCATCACCTGCCAGCCAGGCTTTTAGCTGTATTCTTGTGGTTAAGAGCTTGTTCAGGTACCACAACCCACTCTCACTGCTCCTCTCTAGCTGTGAGGGGTTTCACTAATTTCAGCTACTCAACTGGAATAGTCTGTACTCAACAGAAATTCCATAACCAGAGGCAAGCTTATTTCAAAGAGAATGAATACCTTAGAAGTAAAGACATGACCACGTCCCTTAATTCAACAAGTAATTTCCACCTTGTCTTGCTGTGCTTGGTCTCTCTGTAAGATGTATTTTGTTCCATGagaaaataattacagcaaTTCTTACAGGCATTGGGAGTTTGGAATCTTTACTAACAGAAAGCATTTAAGCACAGAACTGTCCCAACATGACACAACGAAAGCAGTCAGCAATTTCAAGTAGAACAAGAAGGTATTGAACCTGTTACCTGTCCATATAAATGTCGGAATGACACAAGTTACTTTGGGGTTTTTAcaattcaaaacattttcaagtgttcacaacatttaatttgctcaacccccccccccaactcatTTCTTGTTTAATAACATGGAGCTGTCCCAGTTTGAAGTAATGGGAACAGACAAACGCAGACTTTTTAACCATTTCCAAGTTATGACTCTAATGCCTGTTATCTTTAAACCAACAGAAAACTCCAGAATGCAGGAAGCATCAGCATAAGCCTTTTCACTTCCAATTCAATTCACACAAATTCTAACTTACTTTAAAGTTAACCATCATCTTTTATTCACCTGTTTAGAAAGCAGTGAAGTGACAGACCCAAGTAAGCTTCCCAGCTTACCTGGAAAGACCCAAAGGTGTCAGGTATCCTTTGGGATACTTTTTCCCTAATAAACCCTTCTCCACAACACTGGGGAGCCAACCGGaatgagtattttttttcctctaagtaTTAGGCAGCAAGAGCTCTGCCTCACTGAGGAAGTCTTCCCTATATTCCTTCCCAAGTGACTTCCACAGAACTCCATGTACTGGGAACTATACCGAAAACAAGAGAGGGAAGGAGTAAGCTTGGAAGGCTGAACTGTAATAGGAATTGGCTATGTTTAGCATGTTTTCCACAGGGATCTGAACATAAAGAAATCCTCAGCTCCATGGAGTGATAAATACTGGGGAAGACTGTCTTCACCTGTATTCTCTGCACAAACAGCATGGATTTGGCCTGGTCTATAACTAATTTCACCTAGTTATTAATTACTACCCAAACTTATCTGTAAATacatgtgttttaaaaacatgaataaacccccaaacctcCTACATCCCTCAGGTTAGAGGAGGACAGAGACATCCCCTCTGCAATTCTGACACAACTGCACAGGTACACCATGTACAACGGAACTCACCAGTGTCAGTAAGCCCCAAATGGGGCAAATCTACACAGATCACCAGTGCAAGCTCTGTTTACAGCCTAGAGACACATCTGTTCTAAACACACCTGCTACCAGTACATTGTAGGAACAGGTCTGATAGGTTCATTATCTACCACCTCTGTAACGGAAATCCTATTCTTCAAGTAACTGAATCTTCTTGTTGCTCAAGATTGAAGAATGGTCCTCTCCTCTTACTCCTAAATTCATCTGGAATTTAGACTCATTGTCACTCTTCATTGTCACCTCTTAATCTTCCCCACATGCAGCTTTAAATAGTATGTAAAAACTCAAATTAATACATCTGTCAAGTTAAGGTCAAAGTACCTTCTTCAGTATGTTCCATATGTATTATCTGTTCAGCATGACTGAGAAGTACATGCTTagcacagagaaagcagaaatatctATGAAAGCGTTTTGTGTCTTAAACCATAATGAAGTTGCATCTTTATTCAAGACACAACTAGCTTTTCATAAACTGCAGCCTGCCAAGCATTACTCAAAAGTGATTACTTACAAcagaacagcagagcagagaggttgCGGATGGTAACACCTATCTGTCCCTCTACCGCAGGCACTATCTTATCTTTTGCATGAATTGATAGTTCCTTACTGAAAGTACGGGATGTTTTGTGCCACAAAGCATGAGAAGCATGTCCTATAGCCTCATAGTTATCTGAAGTTCCAGATTTTCAGACAATTTACTAAAGAGCAGGAAGTAGAAGTTGCAGCTTCAATCCCTTTCCCTGCTGGAATTTTCTCCACTGGAATAACATGCAAGTTCTCAGGTCTCCTGTAAAACTTGTTCTTTAGTTTTGGTTCATCCCCTTCTTGAACATGGGTGACCAGAACTGTTCATCAGTGTGGACTTCACATCTCAGCTGCTCAAGTATGCTACCTCTAGGAACACAGCTGCCCTTCCGAAAATGCAGCACGCTGACAGTTCATATTCACTCACTGATGAACTGGAATATTTAGAtctattttccttctccttggCTGTCTTTCACTGCTAAGTCCCAGGCTATACAACTAGAATGTGTTTCAGTCCTGAAAGGTGAACCATGTACAACACCCCAAGAATGCCTTCTCAACAGCCCGTCTGTATTTACTCACCTCGCTCATACTCTCGTTGACTATTGTTATTTATGTAAACATTAAAACAAGATCAG
This is a stretch of genomic DNA from Lathamus discolor isolate bLatDis1 chromosome 11, bLatDis1.hap1, whole genome shotgun sequence. It encodes these proteins:
- the ROMO1 gene encoding reactive oxygen species modulator 1, with the translated sequence MPVTVGPYGQSQPSCFDRVKMGFMMGFAVGMAAGALFGTFSCLRIGMRGRELVGGVGKTMMQSGGTFGTFMAIGMGIRC